Part of the Pyrobaculum calidifontis JCM 11548 genome, AAATATATTCTATATATCGTTAATTAACGAATAAATATTTATAAAGGTATAAAAGTTTCCATATATGACTGAAACAACTAAGTTAGGTAAGTTACCTATTGAAGTTGTTGATAAAATTCCGACGCCCGAAGAAGTTTTTAACGTAAAGAAAATTGGAGTAAAAGAGAGGATTTTGTTACTATATGGGTCGGCGCTTATAGCTCTTGGTGTTTCAATAGGAAGCGGTGAATTCTTACTGGGCCCCTCCCTGTCTATAAAATTAGGGCTTGTATTAGCGTGGCTTGTGCCTATTGGAGCTTTTCTACAAACAATATACATATATAGTTATACAAAATTCACTATAGCTACAGGTGAAACACCTGTGACAATGTTCTTCAGAATTGGTATATGGGCAGGCTGGTTGGGAGCACTTGGTGTCTTAATTGGGAATATCTGGGGTGGTTGGGCCTACTCTGCCGCAGCAGCATTGGCAGGAGGCTTTCTAGGCAGACAGCCAACCCCCGAAGATCGCATGTTTGTCGGAATCGCCGGCTTCTCTCTATTACTTCTCGCGTTTGTGATTCTCTCCCTAGGACGGAGAGTTGCAAGAACTCTTGAAATATTTAATTGGTTTGACCTAGGTGTAGTTTTTACTTCGTTTATAATTCTTGCAATAATTTTAGTTCCGCCCTCTATATGGGGTGAGCTAGGTAGCGGCCTAGTTTCATTTACCATACCTCAAGGAATTGACCCTATTCTCTTAGCGGGTTGGTGGGGGTACATCGGATTACTCACAGGGCTAAATTATGTGGCGGTCAGCTGGTTTAAAGACAAAGGCCATGGCATGGGATCGCTTACGGGCTACATATCGGCGCTGATTGGCGGTAAGAAAATAGAAGTTAGTACATTTGGAAAAATATTTAGACTCACACCCGAGAATATAAAGATATTTAAAAGATGGTGCAATCTAGCATTAGAAGAATTATTTGTGATATTCTTTTTGGGCGCCATTGTTGGCATGCTTATACCTATGACTCTGGCATATGCGATTGCCAGAGGTCTTGGATTAGAAATTCTTTGGGGAATTCCGTTGTGGCTAGCCTTAGCGCTAGGCAAGTTATGGGGACCCGCCGGGTATTGGTGGGGCGTGGTAGTGGCTGTGTTTGTTTTATTTAAGACGCAACTTGGAATAGTAGATGCTATAGTTAGAAATGTGGCAGACGCCGCTTGGAAGTCGGAAGGCGTTAGGAAGTTCTTTAGAAACGACATAAGATATCTCTACTACTTGTTAGTGGCTATCATCTTGGCTTGGGCTTCTGTGGCGTTTTTCGCAACGGCACCAGTAACACTGATTCTTATATCGTCTAACATGGCAAACGCCGCAGCTCTATACGGAGTACCGTTTTTACTGTATCTAAATTATAAGATGCCTAAGGAGCTAAGGTTACACTGGGGGCTAATAGTGCTAAATATCATATTCATGATTATATGTGCAATCTTTTTGACATTCTCAGTGGGAAGAGCGCTGGGAGTTCTATAAGAAGAAAAATTTAAATACACATTTTTTTGTATTCTATAATGATAGAAATAAACCCTAAGGTACTTCACTTATACCGAGATCTCTTCGGCGAGAAGGTTGTTAATGGGCGGAGAGTGGTCGTGGAACAACTTATTGAGGACTTGACCAGGGAGTTTCGGGCTGAGATAGATAGAGTCATCAGGGCGAGGCGGGAGTGGCTTGAGAGGAGGGAGCCCGTGAGAGTCAAGGCGGCGTTTCCCAAGTGGGACGACAAGTTTGTAGACGCGGATGGGAACGTCCGCACGTTTAGGGAAATTGTGCAGGGGCTTATCGACAACTTCCTCGGCAGAGACACGCCTCTGCGGTGGGGGCTGAACTGGAACACGCCCGTGCCAGACGACTTGCACCCGTTGAAGAACCCGGGGCTGGAGATCACTGGGCCTTGGTTCCCCATGTCCCGCGCCATTCACCAAATCAACGCAGACGTGGCATCCATGATGGAGGACGAGGAGGACGCCTCGCCTGCCTGGTACGTGCCCTGGGGCTCTGGGAGAGAAGTGGCGCCTGTCTGGGAAGCGCGGCGGATAGTGAAACGGGTCTTGTCGGGGGATGTGCCAGACCCCTACTACGAGGGGGGCAAGGTGTACCGTATACAAAAGCCCAGGGAGAGGTGGCCCACTCTCATACACAGGGTGCCGGGCCTCCACATCCTCGACTTCGACGTGAGAGTGGACGGGAGGCCCGTCCCGGCCATAATCACCTCCATCGTGATCTACACCGTCAACAACTACGACGCGCTGAAGAGGGCCGGCTCGGGGGTGTACTTCTATGTGCCCAAGGTGCAGACGCCCGAGGAGGCCCTCGTGGTGGAGAAGATCTTGCGGCGGGTGGAGGACGCGCTGGGGCTTAGGCGGGGCGAGTTGAAGATAGCCATGTTGTACGAGGAGGCCAGGGCGGGCTTGTACCTCCCCGTCATCTTCTGGATTTGGAGAGAGAGGCTTGTCAAGTCTAACAACGGGAGGTGGGACTACTTGGGCTCGTTGATTGAGATGTGGAAAGACGAGGCGGTTTACCCAGACCCGCAGAACATTACGATGACTCACCCCATAATGATGGCGTACCAGAAGTACAACGCGTTGATGTGCCTAATGGCTGGGCTTGGGAGAGATGGGAGACTGAACGCCGCGCCGGTTGGGGGCATGGCCGCGGTGATGCTCTACCGCCCCGACGACCCGTACCAGCGCCATAGGTACAACGCCAGGGCGCTGAGGGCCATATGGCTAGACAAGCTCAGGGAGAGGCTAATAGGACTAATCTTCGTGACTGAGGAGCCCGTGAAGAAGGTGAAGCTCAGGGAGATCCTGGAGGGGAAAGTTAGGGGGAGACTGTACGACTTGTTTAGGCAGAGCTGGGTGGCCACGCCGGAGGAGGCGTACGTGAGGGCGGGCAACGAGCCGCTTAGAGCGAGGCTGGAGGAGTTGGAGAAGTTGATCAACCGCCCCGTCAAATACGTGGAGGTGGACGGGGTTAAGATACCGGCGGTGGACAGCGGCCTCACGGAGCAAGAGAGGCAACTCTTCATAAGGCTAGGCCTAATAGACGAGGCGGGGAACATCACGCCGTGGGTCATAAGGCCGGACATGGTGGACACCCCGGAGAAGCTGCTCATAAACCCGGAGCTGTGGGGGGGCGCCGACCTCTGGACCGCGCTCTACCAGCCGCCGAAGGGCGACATCACGGCGGAGCACATACAACACGCCTTCTACATGGCCGCCAACTACGGCTTCCAACTCCTCAACGGCAATCTGGCCGCGGCCATCGACGACTACGAGCTGGGCCAGCGCTTCATGAACGACTTAGCCACCTACCGCATATTCTCCACCTGGCTCTGGACGCTACTGCGCCACAAGGCCCCCATTACGAAGGACGGGGCGTTTAAGGGGCCCGCCAAGACGGCGCTCGGGGTCATCCCAGCCGAAGACAGGGTCAAGGTGGCGGCCGGCACCCCCTTCACCGAGGAGCTCTTCGACAAGCTCTGGGAGTTGCACATGGAGTGGACTTGGGCGTTTTACGACGACTTGGACAGAATAGCGTCGGAGAGGATACTCCACAAGTTTGTAAACGCCGTGAAGGAGGCCGTACGCGACGCCTATGCGGCTGGCCCGTTTAGGCGCGTGAAGCCGGGCGACGCGGCGAGGCGGGTCCTCTCTGCCATAAGGGCTGAGGAGGTGGAGAAGGCCGTCGTCGAAAATGCGCCGCGCTTCGACAGGGCCTTCGCGCCCGTCATAATGGAGATACTACGCGCGAAGCTTAAGTCGCCCATGTACCTCCAACACGGCGGCAGACTCATCATGGCCCTAGCCCCCCTACCGGACGAGGTTAGAGACGCGGCGCTCAAGGCGGTCTTCATGCCCAGGGAAGAGGTGGAGAGGCTAGTGGCCTCTGGCAGACTCGGCAAAGAGGTGTTGGAGATATACGACTACGTCCACGACATAAGATGATTGAGTGGCTCTCTGCCCTCAGAGACCTCCTAGTGGACAACCTAGAGCGATCCCACCTCCCCCTCCCGGTGGACCCTGGGGTTTGCAAGAAGTGGAGGGAGGGGCTGTCCTTCGGCGGGAGGGAGAGGGTGTTGTACACCTCCTGCATGTACCAAATGGCGCCGCTTATTCACAAGGCCGTGGAGCTTTTGGAGAAGTACGGCGCCCACCGGGGCGGGCTGAGGACCCGCGTGGCGAGCCTGGGCGCCAGGTTACTCGGAGGCATCTTGCTGAAGCCCAGCGAGGAGGAGGAGCGGCGCGCCGCGGCCATACTCCGCTCCATTTACTCCCTCTTGAAGAAACACGGCGTGGAGTTCGGCGTGTTGGAGGAGGAGCCCTACTCAGGCGCCTTGTTGTACGAGCTGGGCTTTGTAGACGACTTCGCCGAATATGCCAAGAAGGTATACAAGCGGTTTAAGGAGGAGGGGGTGAGGGAGGTGATAACGGTGGACCCCCACACTCAGCACATTTTGGAGAAGGTCTACCCGCAGTTCGTGGAGGGGTTCGACATCTCTGTGAGAAGCTACCTCGACTTCTTAGACTCCTCCAAGGTCAAGGTGAAGATCAGCGGCTTTACAATACACGACTCGTGTCTCTACGCCCGGTACCTAGGCCGCTACGACACGGTAAGAAAGCTACTGGCCGCTGGGAGGCCTGTGGAAGACCCGTTTATAACTGGGAGAGAGACCTCGGGCTGTTGTGGAGGGCCCGCGGAGTCCATAATGCCAGAGCTCACGAGGAAAATCGCCATGGACAGGGCGGCCAAGCTCTCAAAGCTTTCTCGCACCGCCGTGGTGGCTTGCCCAATATGTTTCGTAAACCTCTCCCGCACTGGGGCAATTGAGGTGAGAGACATGGCCGAGGTGTTGGAATGAGTTGGCAGGAGGCTGTAGAGAGGGCGAGGGCGCACATTGTGCCTAGGACGTACGAGGTGTTGCAGAGGTTTGAATACGTCAGAGAGTTGGCCAAGGAGGTGAGGAAGGCGCGGGAGGAGGTGGTCAAGAACTTGGACTACTACATTGAGGAGGCGAGGAGGGCCGTGGAGCGGATAGGCGGGCGCTTCTACCTAGCCGCCACGGGGGAGGAGGCCGTTGAGACTGTGGCAAAGATCGTGGGGAGGGGCAAGGTGGTGGTAATGAGCAAGAACAACGTGGCCACGGAGACTGGGCTTAGGCAGAGGCTTGAGGCGGCGGGCAACGAGGTGTGGGAGACGGACTTGGGCGAGTTCTTGATACAGCTGGCCGGGGATGAGCCGAGCCACATACTCGCCCCCGCAGTCCACATGACCAAGGAGAGGGCGGCCGAGGTGCTTAGGCAGAGGCTTGGAATCGCCGTTCCCCCAGAGGCGGAGGCCATTGCGCAGAGGGCGAGGGAGTTTTTGAGGGAGAAGTTCCTAAGGGCAGACGTGGGGATCACAGGTGCAAACGCCATAGCCGCAGACACGGGGGCGGTGGTGCTCGTGGAAAACGAGGGCAACATTAGGATGACCACAGTGTTGCCGCCGGTCCACATAGTCTACGACGGCGTGGAGAAGGTAGTCCCCACGCTACACCACGCCTTCATGTCCGCCATGGTGCAGTCCGCCTACGCTGGCCTCTACCCGCCCACCTACGTAAACCTCTCCGCGGGCCCGAGCTCCACGGCTGACGTGGAAATGCGCCGGGTGTCCCCCGCCCAGGGGCCGCGTGAATTCCACGTGGTGCTTGTAGACAACGGGAGGAGGAAGGCCGCCAAAGACCCAGACCTATGGGAGGCGCTCCTCTGCATAAGGTGCGGCCGCTGCCACCTCCACTGCCCAGTCTACCTGACGCTGGGCAGAGAGTTTGGGAGGCCCCCCTACACGGGGCCCATGGGCGTGATGTGGACAGCGGTTACGCGGGGCATAGAGGAGGCCGGCCCACACGCGCTTAAGTGCGTACACGCGGGGAACTGCAGAGAGGTGTGCCCAATGTCAATAGACATCCCCAAGGTGATACACGCAATAAGGGCCAGATATCTAAGGGCGCGTTAGCCCTTCCACTTCTTGCTCAAGAGGTTCTTCAACGCGTCCAAGAGGAGGTAGGCGGCGTCGCCGACGTCGAGGTCGAGCCTCTTTGCAAACTCCGCCACAGCCTCCTCGGCCGCGCTCTGCATATGCCTCCTCTTCTCCACGGCGTCTGTCATGCCCCTGGCATACTCAAACTCCACGAGGGGGCCAACTGTGGCAAATCGCCTCTTCACAGGGCCGGGGCGCCTCGACCTGCCGACGTAGAGAATAGGCTTGTACTTCTCCAGCCGCCACCCGCCCTCGGTGAAATCCTCAGACGCGTATGCCGCA contains:
- a CDS encoding LUD domain-containing protein, with product MSWQEAVERARAHIVPRTYEVLQRFEYVRELAKEVRKAREEVVKNLDYYIEEARRAVERIGGRFYLAATGEEAVETVAKIVGRGKVVVMSKNNVATETGLRQRLEAAGNEVWETDLGEFLIQLAGDEPSHILAPAVHMTKERAAEVLRQRLGIAVPPEAEAIAQRAREFLREKFLRADVGITGANAIAADTGAVVLVENEGNIRMTTVLPPVHIVYDGVEKVVPTLHHAFMSAMVQSAYAGLYPPTYVNLSAGPSSTADVEMRRVSPAQGPREFHVVLVDNGRRKAAKDPDLWEALLCIRCGRCHLHCPVYLTLGREFGRPPYTGPMGVMWTAVTRGIEEAGPHALKCVHAGNCREVCPMSIDIPKVIHAIRARYLRAR
- a CDS encoding aldolase/citrate lyase/malate synthase family protein produces the protein MIEINPKVLHLYRDLFGEKVVNGRRVVVEQLIEDLTREFRAEIDRVIRARREWLERREPVRVKAAFPKWDDKFVDADGNVRTFREIVQGLIDNFLGRDTPLRWGLNWNTPVPDDLHPLKNPGLEITGPWFPMSRAIHQINADVASMMEDEEDASPAWYVPWGSGREVAPVWEARRIVKRVLSGDVPDPYYEGGKVYRIQKPRERWPTLIHRVPGLHILDFDVRVDGRPVPAIITSIVIYTVNNYDALKRAGSGVYFYVPKVQTPEEALVVEKILRRVEDALGLRRGELKIAMLYEEARAGLYLPVIFWIWRERLVKSNNGRWDYLGSLIEMWKDEAVYPDPQNITMTHPIMMAYQKYNALMCLMAGLGRDGRLNAAPVGGMAAVMLYRPDDPYQRHRYNARALRAIWLDKLRERLIGLIFVTEEPVKKVKLREILEGKVRGRLYDLFRQSWVATPEEAYVRAGNEPLRARLEELEKLINRPVKYVEVDGVKIPAVDSGLTEQERQLFIRLGLIDEAGNITPWVIRPDMVDTPEKLLINPELWGGADLWTALYQPPKGDITAEHIQHAFYMAANYGFQLLNGNLAAAIDDYELGQRFMNDLATYRIFSTWLWTLLRHKAPITKDGAFKGPAKTALGVIPAEDRVKVAAGTPFTEELFDKLWELHMEWTWAFYDDLDRIASERILHKFVNAVKEAVRDAYAAGPFRRVKPGDAARRVLSAIRAEEVEKAVVENAPRFDRAFAPVIMEILRAKLKSPMYLQHGGRLIMALAPLPDEVRDAALKAVFMPREEVERLVASGRLGKEVLEIYDYVHDIR
- a CDS encoding (Fe-S)-binding protein codes for the protein MIEWLSALRDLLVDNLERSHLPLPVDPGVCKKWREGLSFGGRERVLYTSCMYQMAPLIHKAVELLEKYGAHRGGLRTRVASLGARLLGGILLKPSEEEERRAAAILRSIYSLLKKHGVEFGVLEEEPYSGALLYELGFVDDFAEYAKKVYKRFKEEGVREVITVDPHTQHILEKVYPQFVEGFDISVRSYLDFLDSSKVKVKISGFTIHDSCLYARYLGRYDTVRKLLAAGRPVEDPFITGRETSGCCGGPAESIMPELTRKIAMDRAAKLSKLSRTAVVACPICFVNLSRTGAIEVRDMAEVLE
- a CDS encoding Nramp family divalent metal transporter translates to MTETTKLGKLPIEVVDKIPTPEEVFNVKKIGVKERILLLYGSALIALGVSIGSGEFLLGPSLSIKLGLVLAWLVPIGAFLQTIYIYSYTKFTIATGETPVTMFFRIGIWAGWLGALGVLIGNIWGGWAYSAAAALAGGFLGRQPTPEDRMFVGIAGFSLLLLAFVILSLGRRVARTLEIFNWFDLGVVFTSFIILAIILVPPSIWGELGSGLVSFTIPQGIDPILLAGWWGYIGLLTGLNYVAVSWFKDKGHGMGSLTGYISALIGGKKIEVSTFGKIFRLTPENIKIFKRWCNLALEELFVIFFLGAIVGMLIPMTLAYAIARGLGLEILWGIPLWLALALGKLWGPAGYWWGVVVAVFVLFKTQLGIVDAIVRNVADAAWKSEGVRKFFRNDIRYLYYLLVAIILAWASVAFFATAPVTLILISSNMANAAALYGVPFLLYLNYKMPKELRLHWGLIVLNIIFMIICAIFLTFSVGRALGVL